A genomic window from Lotus japonicus ecotype B-129 chromosome 1, LjGifu_v1.2 includes:
- the LOC130728282 gene encoding brassinosteroid-responsive RING protein 1-like — protein sequence MGFPAGYHEVLLPKLFLHLLFLLASLRSAVSSLFRLLHLSDLLDTDDLAAASPDLPHQTPTPTLSAILIRELLPVATFRDLTGVPSPAVAAGCAVCLCEFSEEEEIRCMANCRHIFHRACVDRWIDHDQKTCPLCRTHFVPHHKMEDYNQRLWDASGVSQFCTLNDEDASL from the coding sequence ATGGGGTTTCCCGCAGGGTATCATGAGGTCTTACTCCCCAAACTGTTCCTCCACCTTCTCTTCCTCCTCGCCTCTCTCCGCTCCGCCGTCTCCTCCCTCTTCCGCCTCCTCCACCTCTCCGACCTCCTCGACACCGACGACCTCGCCGCCGCCTCACCGGACCTCCCCCACCAGACCCCCACCCCTACACTCTCCGCAATCCTCATCCGGGAACTCCTCCCCGTCGCCACGTTCCGAGACCTTACCGGAGTACCCTCTCCGGCGGTGGCGGCGGGGTGCGCGGTGTGCCTGTGCGAATTCTCCGAGGAAGAGGAGATCAGGTGTATGGCGAACTGCAGACACATTTTTCACCGCGCGTGTGTGGACCGTTGGATTGATCATGATCAGAAAACTTGTCCACTTTGTAGGACCCACTTTGTCCCTCATCATAAAATGGAAGACTACAATCAACGCCTCTGGGATGCTTCTGGTGTTTCTCAGTTTTGTACACTGAATGATGAAGATGCTTCCCTttga